A region of Desulfolithobacter dissulfuricans DNA encodes the following proteins:
- the ltrA gene encoding group II intron reverse transcriptase/maturase: MVDVWYSLYDRMLSRDALHKAFGKVRSAKGAAGIDGQSIKDFAASAEANIDCLLKELWEKSYQPLAVRRVEIPKPTGGVRLLGIPAVRDRVVQQALLDILLPIFDRDFHPSSYGYRPGRSCHQAISKATMFIRDYDRKWVVDMDLSKCFDTLDHDLILSAFRRRIRDGSILGLLEKFLKSGVMTDSGFTASEIGSPQGGVISPLIANVYLDSFDQFMKNRGHRIVRYADDILILCQSKKAAENALEQARHYLEGELLLTVNREKTHICHSSRGVNFLGVSVCSQYTQIQRGKIKSFKAKVKAMTRRNSPVNLEKVIADLNPLLRGFANYFRIANCTGEFSRLMRWIRRRLRAIQLKLWKKPNRLHRRLRQLGYRGKFDAIKMNSWANAASPLSHYALPNGYLHRGLGLFDLGAVSTGISVSI; the protein is encoded by the coding sequence ATGGTTGACGTTTGGTACAGTCTGTATGACCGGATGCTGAGCAGGGACGCTCTGCACAAGGCGTTTGGGAAGGTGAGGTCTGCGAAGGGAGCTGCCGGAATAGACGGCCAGTCCATCAAGGACTTTGCCGCATCAGCCGAAGCCAACATCGACTGTCTCCTGAAGGAACTGTGGGAAAAGAGTTACCAGCCACTGGCCGTGCGCCGGGTAGAGATACCCAAGCCAACCGGAGGAGTTCGGTTGCTCGGTATTCCAGCAGTCCGTGACCGTGTAGTGCAGCAGGCACTGCTCGACATTCTCCTGCCGATATTCGATCGGGATTTCCACCCGTCGAGCTATGGCTATCGCCCAGGCCGCAGTTGTCATCAGGCGATATCCAAGGCGACGATGTTTATCCGTGACTACGATCGAAAGTGGGTAGTTGATATGGATCTGTCCAAATGCTTTGACACCTTGGACCATGATCTCATCCTCAGCGCCTTTCGTCGCCGGATCAGGGACGGGAGTATCCTCGGTCTCCTGGAGAAGTTTCTGAAGAGCGGTGTAATGACGGATTCGGGATTTACGGCTAGCGAGATCGGCAGTCCACAGGGCGGCGTGATCAGCCCTCTGATAGCCAATGTGTATCTCGATTCTTTTGATCAATTCATGAAGAATCGTGGCCACCGAATAGTCCGCTATGCGGACGATATCCTGATTCTGTGCCAATCAAAGAAAGCGGCCGAGAATGCTCTTGAGCAGGCACGGCACTATCTTGAAGGAGAATTGCTGCTGACTGTCAACCGTGAAAAGACCCATATCTGCCACAGCAGTCGGGGCGTAAACTTTCTGGGAGTATCCGTATGCTCTCAGTATACGCAAATCCAGCGAGGCAAGATTAAGTCTTTCAAGGCAAAGGTCAAGGCAATGACCCGGCGTAATTCCCCGGTGAATCTTGAGAAAGTGATTGCAGATCTCAATCCGCTCTTGAGGGGATTTGCCAACTACTTCCGGATAGCGAACTGCACAGGAGAATTTTCAAGGCTGATGAGATGGATTCGGAGAAGACTGCGAGCCATCCAGCTGAAATTGTGGAAGAAGCCCAATCGGCTTCACCGCAGGCTGAGGCAGCTTGGATACAGGGGGAAGTTTGATGCGATCAAAATGAACTCCTGGGCCAATGCGGCAAGTCCTTTGAGCCATTATGCCCTGCCCAACGGATATTTACACCGGGGCTTGGGTCTCTTTGATCTTGGTGCTGTATCTACTGGAATCTCTGTTTCAATATGA
- a CDS encoding YeiH family protein has translation MAQTQDNKPLFIISGLMILYAMLASSGILHPLMKYLHTAKTADLQVTMGFIAGGIGILGAIVNSVRKPGNTILDRFVLQPLPGILLILVMAMAIRWYLEPVVKLISHSLQPVLGFKIYKVLNLNYVILGLLAGVILTNTYGIPKFAQAGVKCARFVLKMGVIMLGARYSFAELAKLGTYSIFLVGTFVLGTVFFVLWLGNIFKQPKTMTGVLSAGMGVCGVSATVAVAPVVKAKSEEMAYTIGTILSFGIICMFVFPTIGHLAGMNAVQFGAWAGTGILNSAQVAAAALAFNAVDIKTLKVAEIFNITRILFLPIIVLVLATWFGKESGKKLTFKEVVIDKFPIFILGFLLLFAMSSMGLFSPPTHYKGKFIDFSYNERTQVTEKEWETLKKAVETGAIQGLTPEQMEAVKDLVAQRQIAGNYENRNDKKLFYKQGEQRMFQLESVVAAAKAKAIEMPSEVTSAIKHAVKQVHKKSKTVTTLTDCMIWFFAFGLIGLGMQITKKAIFQAGGWPLVIGVISGITKASLSFLVVLWLVKDVVLK, from the coding sequence ATGGCCCAGACACAGGACAATAAGCCGCTGTTCATAATCAGCGGCCTCATGATACTCTACGCGATGCTCGCCAGCAGCGGCATCCTGCATCCACTGATGAAATATCTGCACACCGCCAAGACAGCGGATCTCCAGGTTACCATGGGCTTCATAGCCGGTGGCATCGGCATCCTGGGTGCCATTGTCAACTCGGTGCGCAAACCCGGCAACACCATCCTTGACCGATTTGTCCTCCAGCCCCTGCCCGGTATTCTTCTCATCCTGGTGATGGCCATGGCCATCCGCTGGTATCTGGAGCCGGTGGTCAAGCTGATCAGCCATAGCCTGCAGCCGGTCCTCGGTTTTAAAATCTACAAAGTCCTCAACCTGAACTATGTTATTCTCGGTCTGCTGGCCGGTGTCATCCTGACCAACACCTACGGCATTCCCAAGTTCGCCCAGGCCGGGGTCAAATGCGCCCGGTTCGTCCTCAAGATGGGCGTTATCATGCTCGGCGCCCGGTACAGCTTTGCCGAGCTGGCCAAGCTTGGCACCTACAGCATCTTTCTGGTCGGCACCTTTGTCCTTGGCACGGTCTTTTTTGTTCTCTGGCTGGGCAACATATTCAAACAGCCCAAGACCATGACCGGTGTCCTCTCCGCGGGCATGGGAGTCTGCGGTGTTTCGGCAACGGTAGCGGTGGCGCCGGTAGTCAAGGCCAAGAGTGAAGAGATGGCCTATACCATCGGAACCATCCTCTCCTTCGGTATCATCTGCATGTTCGTTTTCCCCACCATCGGCCACCTGGCCGGCATGAACGCGGTCCAGTTCGGGGCCTGGGCCGGAACCGGTATCCTGAACTCGGCCCAGGTCGCGGCCGCGGCCCTGGCATTCAACGCGGTGGATATCAAAACCCTGAAAGTAGCGGAAATCTTCAACATCACCCGTATCCTCTTCCTGCCGATCATCGTTCTGGTGCTGGCCACCTGGTTTGGCAAGGAAAGCGGCAAGAAACTGACCTTCAAGGAAGTGGTTATCGACAAGTTCCCGATTTTTATCCTCGGCTTCCTGCTGCTGTTTGCCATGTCCTCCATGGGTCTCTTTTCACCCCCGACCCACTACAAGGGTAAATTCATCGATTTCAGCTATAATGAAAGGACCCAGGTGACGGAAAAGGAATGGGAAACCCTGAAAAAGGCCGTGGAGACAGGTGCGATCCAGGGATTGACTCCCGAGCAGATGGAAGCGGTCAAGGACCTTGTCGCCCAGCGGCAGATCGCCGGTAACTATGAAAACCGTAACGACAAAAAGCTGTTTTACAAGCAGGGTGAGCAGCGGATGTTCCAGCTTGAATCCGTGGTTGCTGCGGCCAAGGCCAAAGCCATCGAGATGCCATCCGAGGTGACCTCGGCAATCAAACATGCTGTCAAGCAGGTTCATAAGAAATCAAAAACCGTCACCACCCTGACCGACTGCATGATCTGGTTCTTTGCCTTCGGCCTGATCGGGCTTGGTATGCAGATCACGAAAAAGGCCATCTTCCAGGCCGGTGGCTGGCCCCTGGTCATAGGTGTTATTTCCGGCATCACCAAGGCGAGCCTGTCCTTCCTGGTTGTCCTTTGGCTGGTAAAAGATGTGGTGCTCAAATAG
- a CDS encoding protein-L-isoaspartate(D-aspartate) O-methyltransferase, whose translation MNRKNGQQRMIEDIEREVAYTRQLIGRNHLDPRVMDAMREVPRDAFVPDHLKHAAFDNGPLPIGHGQTISQPFIVALMTDLLRTRPEHRVLEIGTGSGYQSAILSRLCKEVYSVEVVPELSSTAQRLFRELGYDNIHLKTGNGYEGWPEHAPYDGIIVTAAASHIPSPLIEQLKPGSRLVIPVGEPYSYQKLYLVEKDTGGNIKAREILGVSFVPLV comes from the coding sequence ATGAACAGGAAGAACGGGCAGCAGCGCATGATCGAGGACATCGAAAGGGAGGTGGCCTACACCCGCCAGCTGATCGGCCGGAATCATCTGGACCCAAGGGTCATGGACGCCATGCGTGAGGTACCAAGGGACGCCTTTGTCCCGGATCACCTGAAACATGCCGCCTTTGACAACGGCCCGCTGCCCATCGGTCACGGCCAGACCATTTCCCAGCCCTTCATCGTGGCCCTGATGACCGATTTGCTGCGGACCAGGCCGGAACACCGGGTGCTGGAAATCGGGACCGGTTCCGGCTACCAGAGCGCCATCCTCTCCCGGCTGTGCAAAGAGGTGTACAGCGTGGAGGTGGTGCCGGAACTCAGCTCCACCGCGCAGCGACTGTTCAGGGAGCTTGGCTACGACAACATCCATCTCAAGACAGGCAACGGCTACGAGGGCTGGCCCGAGCATGCGCCCTATGATGGCATCATCGTCACCGCTGCCGCCAGTCATATTCCTTCACCGCTCATAGAGCAGCTCAAGCCCGGATCCAGACTGGTCATCCCGGTGGGAGAGCCCTACAGCTATCAGAAGCTCTACCTGGTGGAAAAGGACACCGGGGGCAACATCAAAGCCCGGGAAATCCTCGGTGTCTCCTTCGTGCCGCTGGTGTAG
- a CDS encoding serine/threonine protein kinase encodes MSTLQIGDTLDTFAIDRIVHGGAMARIYRAVDLLTDQRVVLKIPLGDIFNHPMRFYHYQNEERIGRFLDHPGVVRFLYRKRSRPYIIQEYVEGQELRTLVGPGRTIPLERACSLVGQLARTLAYLHDQGICHLDLKPENIIITSQGTTRLLDFGLATRRGMEDLLGEDFPVPHGTPYYIAPEQLQKRQYVEASDLYSLGVILYEMLTGHLPFPRSGKLSITRWRLKVRPVPPRCHAPDLPPQLQEIILTCLERDITARFGSGLELARALDHWRNAPVTELGTRTRNPWQWVAFLLPSPPPLAQADPADHLSDGKKCYHVLGAVINDNAAEPVVEEVRHQALLNHGRATLLFVIEDEGDDQFLKYRRQIEGEQFRQRLETFIQRFRHYNLDPTIRLVRGHVVETILEIADKIQAELIVLGPPRRPDSLFSQSVVDAVTAGSHAPVLIAHPLDNDEIWKLVERPPHDLSGRQVLALDLFLIDCWFDHVAWIGDLALALVRKNAPPPDPGAHHCCIQEWLELLRSSPGWQEVGELLEPIHTEIHAIGEDMRTRAGEDEALKSLYLHRALPCACRFREQLQKVSRLVRNLSGQRQLEQLTTLSATCCPVYATTMPFGGPLLQLHTIRQYMENHPGPSTSGTSGRSN; translated from the coding sequence ATGTCCACCCTCCAGATCGGTGATACCCTCGACACCTTCGCCATCGACAGGATTGTCCATGGCGGGGCCATGGCCCGTATCTACAGGGCCGTGGACCTGCTCACTGACCAGAGAGTGGTCCTCAAGATCCCCCTGGGCGATATCTTCAACCATCCCATGCGGTTCTACCATTACCAGAACGAGGAACGAATCGGCCGTTTCCTCGATCATCCAGGTGTCGTCCGCTTCCTGTACCGGAAACGATCTCGGCCCTATATCATCCAGGAATACGTGGAAGGACAGGAACTCCGGACCCTGGTCGGTCCCGGACGGACCATCCCCCTGGAGCGGGCCTGCAGCCTGGTGGGCCAACTCGCCCGGACCCTTGCCTATCTCCACGACCAGGGTATCTGCCATCTCGATCTCAAGCCGGAAAACATCATCATAACCAGCCAGGGAACCACCCGGCTGCTTGATTTCGGCCTGGCGACCAGGAGAGGCATGGAGGACCTGCTGGGCGAAGATTTCCCGGTCCCCCACGGAACGCCCTACTATATCGCCCCGGAACAGCTGCAGAAAAGGCAATACGTGGAGGCAAGCGACCTCTACAGTCTGGGGGTGATACTCTATGAAATGCTCACCGGCCACCTGCCCTTTCCCAGGTCCGGAAAACTCTCCATCACCCGCTGGCGCCTCAAGGTGCGGCCGGTGCCGCCACGCTGTCATGCCCCGGACCTCCCGCCCCAGCTCCAGGAAATCATCCTCACCTGTCTTGAGCGGGACATCACGGCCCGTTTTGGGAGCGGTCTGGAGCTGGCCCGGGCCCTGGATCATTGGCGGAATGCTCCTGTAACCGAGCTCGGCACGAGAACCCGTAATCCGTGGCAATGGGTCGCCTTTCTTCTTCCCTCACCACCGCCACTGGCACAAGCGGATCCAGCAGACCACCTCAGCGATGGAAAGAAGTGCTACCACGTGCTCGGAGCGGTGATCAACGACAACGCCGCCGAACCGGTGGTCGAGGAAGTGCGGCACCAGGCCCTGCTCAACCACGGCCGGGCCACACTGCTCTTTGTCATCGAGGATGAGGGGGACGACCAGTTCCTCAAATACCGCCGGCAAATAGAAGGCGAACAGTTTCGCCAGCGCCTGGAAACCTTTATTCAGCGCTTTCGTCATTATAACCTGGATCCCACCATCCGCCTGGTACGCGGCCATGTCGTGGAAACCATCCTTGAAATTGCCGACAAAATTCAGGCTGAGCTGATCGTTCTCGGTCCGCCCCGCCGACCCGATTCTCTTTTCAGTCAATCGGTGGTCGATGCGGTCACGGCCGGCAGCCATGCTCCGGTCCTGATCGCTCATCCGCTCGATAACGACGAGATCTGGAAACTGGTCGAGCGTCCGCCCCACGACCTGAGCGGCCGCCAGGTGCTGGCCCTGGATCTTTTTCTGATCGACTGCTGGTTCGATCACGTGGCCTGGATCGGGGACCTGGCTCTGGCCCTGGTACGGAAAAATGCTCCGCCCCCGGATCCGGGGGCACACCATTGCTGTATCCAGGAGTGGCTTGAGCTTCTCCGTTCCTCCCCCGGCTGGCAGGAGGTGGGCGAACTCCTGGAGCCGATCCACACCGAGATACACGCTATTGGCGAAGACATGCGGACCCGTGCCGGAGAGGATGAGGCCTTGAAATCTCTCTATCTCCACCGGGCCCTGCCCTGTGCCTGCCGATTTCGCGAACAGCTCCAGAAGGTCAGTAGACTTGTCCGCAACCTGTCCGGCCAGCGACAGCTGGAGCAGCTGACCACCCTGTCGGCGACCTGCTGCCCGGTGTATGCCACCACCATGCCCTTCGGTGGACCGCTGCTCCAACTCCACACCATCAGGCAATACATGGAAAATCATCCCGGACCATCGACATCCGGTACCAGTGGAAGATCCAACTGA
- a CDS encoding adenosylhomocysteinase, with product MDMSFANQLFCAVYLARHGQALEKRVHGVPQEIDSEVARLKLAAMDIAIDELTPEQREYLASWEEGT from the coding sequence ATGGACATGAGTTTTGCCAACCAGCTTTTCTGTGCAGTATACCTGGCCCGCCACGGGCAGGCCCTGGAGAAACGGGTTCACGGAGTGCCACAGGAAATCGACAGCGAAGTGGCCCGACTCAAGCTGGCAGCCATGGACATTGCCATCGATGAGCTGACACCGGAACAGCGGGAGTATCTCGCATCCTGGGAGGAGGGTACATGA
- a CDS encoding metallophosphoesterase family protein has translation MRLAVFADIHANLEALVAVLDDAAGRHVHRYFCLGDIVGYGPDPNGCIELVRSLPRANCLAGNHDAAVTWRYSPYNMNRKATEAIFWTMDQLTKKHSDFLEDLPLILPMGDMLFAHANPYNPGAYRYVLSSKYALRSFRATRARLLFVSHTHRPMIITRKNFFQVEFFEPQGEITCSLNPEKRHIINCGSVGQPRDRDPRACYCILDTRKNTLEFRRVEYDIGQTAKKIQRIDGLSDTLVQRLLQGK, from the coding sequence ATGCGTCTGGCCGTATTTGCCGATATCCATGCCAACCTGGAGGCACTGGTGGCGGTACTCGATGATGCCGCCGGACGCCACGTACATCGCTATTTCTGTCTCGGGGACATCGTCGGCTACGGACCAGACCCCAACGGGTGCATCGAGCTTGTCCGCTCCCTGCCCCGGGCCAACTGCCTCGCCGGCAACCACGATGCCGCCGTCACCTGGCGATACTCGCCCTACAATATGAACAGGAAGGCCACCGAGGCCATCTTCTGGACCATGGACCAGCTGACGAAAAAGCACAGCGATTTTCTCGAAGACCTGCCTCTGATCCTGCCCATGGGCGACATGCTCTTTGCCCATGCCAACCCCTATAACCCGGGGGCCTATCGCTATGTTCTCAGCAGCAAGTACGCCCTCCGTTCCTTCCGGGCTACCCGGGCACGGCTCCTCTTTGTCTCCCACACCCATCGGCCGATGATCATCACCAGGAAAAACTTTTTTCAGGTCGAATTTTTCGAGCCACAAGGGGAGATCACCTGCAGTCTCAACCCGGAAAAACGCCATATCATCAACTGCGGCTCTGTCGGCCAGCCCCGCGACCGGGACCCAAGGGCCTGTTACTGCATTCTCGACACCAGAAAAAACACCTTGGAATTTCGCAGAGTTGAATATGATATCGGCCAAACAGCGAAAAAAATACAACGCATCGACGGCCTCTCCGACACCCTGGTCCAGCGGCTGCTCCAGGGGAAATGA
- a CDS encoding c-type heme family protein has product MIKYVNDMNLRTKFLLWSALLLVGFGLLASTLYYLHLKSILVRDALDTSEVILLEVESIREYVRDVLRPTISRREPPDTFIIEAMSSTFVSLNIMRRFGTKMEGYSFRRAALNPLNPDNRADDFEEEMFSWFEEDPSRTLWRGIVVRNGQLSFVTIIPDYMEKSCLRCHGDASRAPAEVVRRYGTAGGFRFKEGDLAGINSVSIPVAEAFARIRRNSIIVFVVIQAGAALLLFLFSVLFNNLVIRRLTHVNHALVAKKTSRQPNQDELDILRQSVTSLSRYVRAARKGAGLQPNFIDSWSIGPPITGGTLSWIYQGRDLAVNRDISLKIGLSEVLANPLYETCLRTELRIFASFHHECVPEIIATREDMLVMEPLPQMDLAEWIESTRNHTLGRKTILARLCDLVATMHTAGIVHHDLRPEIFLVGDTEKEIKIIDMGLASWREIPDVILSSGLGPQGDFASMAPEQLRGERSNPLSDIYALGVLLYRMVTRTMPFAARPSGPRGWLQAKKEVVPPSARGADITPELEQIILRAMAWEPAKRYQWIEDLWEDLKRAL; this is encoded by the coding sequence ATGATCAAGTACGTGAATGATATGAACCTGCGCACCAAATTCCTGCTCTGGTCGGCGCTGCTCCTTGTCGGCTTTGGCCTCCTGGCCTCCACCCTCTACTACCTTCACCTCAAATCCATCCTGGTCCGGGACGCACTCGACACTTCGGAGGTGATTCTCCTGGAAGTGGAATCCATTCGCGAATACGTACGGGACGTGCTGCGGCCGACCATATCCCGCCGCGAACCTCCGGATACCTTTATCATCGAGGCCATGTCATCCACCTTTGTCAGCCTCAACATCATGCGCCGCTTCGGAACCAAAATGGAGGGCTACAGCTTTCGCCGGGCCGCCCTCAATCCACTCAATCCCGACAACCGGGCCGATGACTTTGAAGAGGAAATGTTCTCCTGGTTCGAAGAGGATCCCTCACGGACCCTGTGGCGCGGCATCGTGGTGCGAAACGGCCAGCTCTCTTTTGTGACCATAATCCCCGACTACATGGAAAAAAGCTGCCTGCGCTGCCACGGCGATGCCTCCCGGGCCCCGGCCGAGGTGGTCCGCCGGTACGGCACTGCGGGCGGTTTTCGCTTCAAGGAGGGGGACCTGGCCGGTATCAATTCCGTGTCCATCCCGGTGGCCGAGGCCTTTGCCCGGATCAGGCGCAACTCCATCATCGTCTTTGTCGTCATCCAGGCAGGCGCCGCCCTGCTCCTGTTTCTCTTCAGCGTCCTCTTCAACAACCTGGTCATCAGACGGCTCACCCATGTGAACCACGCCCTGGTGGCAAAGAAAACCTCCAGGCAGCCGAACCAGGATGAGCTGGATATATTGCGGCAATCGGTAACCTCCCTGTCCCGGTATGTCCGGGCTGCCCGCAAGGGAGCCGGCCTGCAGCCGAATTTCATCGACTCCTGGTCCATCGGACCGCCGATAACCGGCGGCACCCTTTCCTGGATCTACCAGGGACGGGACCTGGCCGTAAACAGAGACATATCGCTGAAGATCGGCCTGAGCGAAGTCCTGGCCAATCCCCTGTACGAGACCTGCCTGCGGACCGAGCTCAGGATATTTGCCAGCTTCCACCATGAATGCGTGCCGGAGATCATCGCAACACGCGAGGATATGCTGGTCATGGAGCCGCTACCGCAAATGGATCTGGCCGAATGGATAGAATCGACCCGAAACCACACCCTGGGCAGGAAAACCATCCTGGCCAGGCTCTGCGACCTGGTGGCCACCATGCACACTGCCGGCATAGTCCACCATGATCTGCGGCCGGAAATCTTTCTCGTCGGGGACACGGAGAAGGAGATAAAAATCATCGACATGGGACTGGCCTCCTGGCGCGAAATCCCCGATGTCATCCTCTCCTCGGGTCTCGGCCCCCAGGGAGACTTTGCTTCCATGGCCCCGGAACAGCTCCGGGGTGAGCGGTCCAATCCGCTTAGCGATATCTATGCACTTGGAGTACTTCTCTACCGGATGGTCACCAGAACCATGCCGTTTGCAGCCCGTCCTTCAGGCCCCAGGGGTTGGCTCCAGGCCAAAAAAGAGGTGGTGCCCCCCTCTGCCCGTGGTGCGGACATCACCCCGGAGCTGGAACAGATCATTCTCAGGGCCATGGCCTGGGAACCGGCGAAACGGTATCAGTGGATCGAAGACCTGTGGGAGGACCTGAAAAGAGCCCTGTAA
- a CDS encoding universal stress protein codes for MFTSLLLCTHGTDGARRAEQLVFTELCTRNPELQVTVLTIIDQDWQSMTGDDWLNSSKTHTTFLDHVEKQMQEENEEDWQRIREQYPAAARAVFAGVVGPIEQTIADEARKRNCDLIVIGPYRESRRLFNLAMEKGLRSRIDAPGLHKILPCPMLVAPPLPGPAS; via the coding sequence ATGTTTACCTCTCTTCTTCTCTGCACCCATGGAACAGACGGCGCCAGACGGGCCGAACAACTTGTCTTTACCGAGCTGTGCACCCGGAATCCTGAACTGCAGGTCACGGTCCTGACCATCATCGACCAGGACTGGCAGTCCATGACCGGCGATGACTGGCTCAACTCCAGCAAGACCCACACCACCTTCCTGGACCACGTGGAAAAACAGATGCAGGAGGAAAATGAAGAAGACTGGCAGCGAATCAGGGAACAATACCCTGCCGCCGCCAGGGCGGTCTTTGCCGGCGTGGTTGGACCCATCGAACAGACCATTGCCGATGAGGCCAGGAAAAGAAACTGCGATCTGATTGTCATCGGCCCTTACCGGGAGAGCCGGAGACTGTTCAACCTGGCTATGGAAAAAGGGCTGAGGTCCCGAATCGATGCGCCCGGTCTGCACAAGATACTGCCCTGCCCGATGCTGGTTGCTCCGCCACTTCCCGGACCTGCGAGCTGA